From Hyphomicrobiaceae bacterium, the proteins below share one genomic window:
- a CDS encoding cytochrome c, with protein MLRPTLACRWEQLLFRPHAGTIRAHSGEALTSKFPQGSGGMPSEAKEEIWSEWDAFRAYAERMGILAGGLAEAADNGLMKDMGGHAMEHGDHLDPAMLAAMPADGVFMMIGKTCSACHEKFRQKME; from the coding sequence ATGCTCCGTCCGACCTTAGCGTGTCGCTGGGAACAACTCTTGTTCCGTCCCCATGCAGGAACGATCCGTGCTCATTCCGGTGAAGCGCTGACATCCAAGTTTCCTCAAGGATCAGGCGGGATGCCGTCCGAAGCGAAGGAGGAGATCTGGAGCGAATGGGATGCGTTCCGCGCCTATGCTGAGCGGATGGGAATCCTGGCCGGCGGCTTGGCCGAAGCTGCCGACAACGGGCTGATGAAGGACATGGGCGGGCATGCCATGGAGCATGGCGATCACCTGGACCCGGCCATGCTCGCCGCCATGCCCGCCGACGGTGTGTTCATGATGATCGGCAAGACATGCTCGGCCTGCCATGAGAAGTTCCGCCAGAAGATGGAGTGA
- the nadE gene encoding NAD(+) synthase: MSETSTQAPAFTLAALSVDAGAETNRIAARMRDILRGDLRKRGFVIGISGGIDSAVCAALAVRAVGSGRVFGLLMPEHDSDPESRRLGEAVAETFGIEHAVEDIGPALDAMGCYRRRDDAIRQVVPDYGAGWSSKIVFDNALTAGGYNISSLVVRAPDGAMRKLRLPADAYLGIVAATNMKQRTRKQLEYYHADRLNFAVIGTPNRLEYDQGFFVKNGDGAADIKPIAHLYKSQVYELAAHLGVPEKIRKRPPTTDTYSLPQTQEEFYFALPYAKMDACLYALDNGVPAAEAGAAIGLSEAQVEAEWSDIAAKRKVARYLHMPPVLAGQAD, encoded by the coding sequence ATGAGCGAAACGAGCACACAGGCTCCGGCCTTCACTCTTGCGGCTCTTTCCGTCGACGCCGGGGCCGAGACCAACCGCATCGCCGCGCGCATGCGCGACATCCTGCGCGGCGATCTGCGCAAGCGCGGCTTCGTCATCGGCATTTCCGGTGGCATCGATTCCGCCGTCTGCGCCGCCCTGGCGGTGCGTGCCGTCGGTTCCGGACGCGTTTTCGGCCTGCTGATGCCCGAACACGATTCCGATCCCGAAAGCCGCCGGCTCGGCGAGGCCGTGGCTGAAACCTTCGGCATCGAACACGCGGTCGAGGATATCGGCCCGGCGCTGGATGCGATGGGCTGCTATCGCCGCCGAGACGACGCCATCCGCCAGGTCGTGCCGGACTATGGCGCGGGCTGGTCGAGCAAGATCGTCTTCGACAACGCGCTGACGGCGGGCGGCTACAACATCTCGTCGCTGGTGGTGCGCGCGCCCGATGGCGCCATGCGCAAGCTGCGCCTGCCGGCGGACGCCTATCTCGGCATTGTCGCCGCCACCAACATGAAGCAGCGCACGCGCAAGCAGCTTGAATATTACCACGCCGACCGGCTGAACTTCGCCGTCATCGGCACGCCCAACCGGCTGGAATACGATCAGGGCTTCTTCGTCAAGAACGGCGACGGCGCCGCCGACATCAAGCCGATCGCCCATCTCTACAAGTCGCAGGTCTATGAACTTGCCGCCCATCTCGGCGTGCCCGAAAAGATACGCAAGCGCCCGCCGACCACCGACACCTATTCGCTGCCGCAGACGCAGGAAGAGTTCTATTTCGCGCTGCCCTACGCCAAGATGGACGCCTGCCTCTACGCTCTCGACAACGGCGTTCCCGCCGCCGAGGCCGGCGCCGCCATCGGTCTCAGCGAAGCGCAGGTCGAGGCCGAGTGGAGCGACATTGCGGCGAAGCGTAAGGTCGCCCGCTATCTCCACATGCCGCCGGTGCTTGCAGGCCAAGCCGATTGA
- a CDS encoding class I adenylate-forming enzyme family protein, translated as MRIESHLRESCRHHAGKTAIVDGARRVSYAELCHASDGLAAWFAENGVGRGDRVVVFAGNGWQTAVAFYAVWKAGAVACPVNPSTRAKRLAFIIADCSPAAIVADARGAATVADALAINPQARPAVVLTRPHPALPAAADFAQCLETGPFSADPALCDEDLATIIYTSGSTGDPKGVMMGHDNIDAATASIVSYLGNGEADVILSVLPLSFGYGLTQLITAVRVGATLVLEKSFAYPAAVLERLREERVTGFPMVPSMVALLLRMEELDPALFAGLRYITSAAAPLPVAHIRRLRALLPGVQLYSMYGQTECVRATWLPPGDIDLRPASAGIAIPGTAIQVVDETGHEVASGTVGELVVSGPHIMRGYWNDADATAQALRPDPLTGARRLHTGDLFFADGNGYVTFVSRRDDIIKTGGFKVAPREVESVLYDLEGVVEALVVGMPDPVLGETLKAMIVTSADTLTAEDVLRHCARMLNDFMVPRQVEFCEALPKTGSGKLSRRLASGGGTTP; from the coding sequence ATGCGTATTGAAAGCCACCTCCGCGAAAGCTGCCGGCACCATGCCGGCAAGACCGCCATCGTCGACGGCGCGCGGCGGGTAAGCTACGCGGAACTTTGCCACGCCTCCGATGGCCTTGCCGCATGGTTCGCCGAAAATGGTGTCGGCAGGGGCGATCGCGTCGTTGTGTTCGCCGGCAATGGCTGGCAGACCGCCGTCGCATTCTATGCCGTGTGGAAGGCGGGCGCCGTGGCCTGCCCGGTCAATCCGTCTACCAGGGCGAAGCGCCTCGCCTTCATCATCGCGGATTGTTCGCCCGCGGCCATCGTCGCCGACGCCAGGGGCGCGGCCACGGTCGCGGATGCGCTTGCCATCAACCCGCAAGCGCGCCCGGCGGTGGTCCTGACCCGCCCGCATCCGGCGCTGCCGGCAGCCGCCGATTTCGCGCAATGCCTGGAGACCGGGCCGTTTTCCGCCGACCCGGCGCTTTGCGACGAGGATCTCGCCACCATCATCTACACGTCGGGGTCCACGGGCGATCCCAAGGGCGTGATGATGGGGCACGACAATATCGATGCGGCGACCGCCTCCATCGTCTCCTATCTCGGCAATGGCGAAGCCGATGTCATCCTCAGCGTGCTGCCGCTGTCGTTTGGGTACGGGCTAACGCAACTGATCACCGCCGTGCGCGTCGGCGCCACGCTGGTGCTGGAGAAATCCTTCGCCTATCCGGCCGCCGTGCTGGAGCGCCTGCGCGAAGAGCGCGTCACCGGTTTTCCGATGGTGCCTTCCATGGTTGCCCTGCTGCTGCGCATGGAAGAGCTGGACCCGGCCCTGTTTGCGGGCCTGCGCTACATCACCAGCGCAGCCGCTCCCCTGCCAGTCGCTCATATCCGCAGGCTGCGCGCGCTGCTTCCTGGCGTGCAGCTATATTCCATGTACGGCCAGACCGAATGCGTGCGGGCGACGTGGCTGCCGCCGGGCGACATCGACCTGCGCCCGGCCTCCGCCGGTATCGCCATTCCGGGAACCGCCATCCAAGTCGTCGACGAGACCGGTCATGAGGTTGCGTCCGGTACTGTCGGGGAACTGGTCGTTTCGGGGCCGCACATCATGCGTGGCTACTGGAACGATGCCGATGCGACGGCGCAAGCCCTGCGTCCCGATCCGCTGACGGGAGCCCGGCGCCTCCATACCGGCGACCTGTTCTTTGCCGACGGCAACGGCTACGTCACTTTCGTCTCGCGCCGGGACGACATCATCAAGACGGGCGGTTTCAAGGTCGCGCCGCGCGAGGTGGAATCCGTCCTCTACGATCTGGAGGGCGTGGTCGAGGCGCTGGTCGTCGGCATGCCGGACCCGGTGCTGGGCGAGACGCTCAAGGCGATGATCGTCACGTCGGCCGATACGCTGACCGCCGAAGACGTCCTGCGTCATTGCGCCCGCATGCTGAACGATTTCATGGTGCCGCGGCAGGTCGAGTTCTGTGAGGCGCTGCCAAAGACCGGTAGCGGCAAGCTCAGCCGCCGCCTTGCATCGGGTGGAGGCACCACGCCATGA
- a CDS encoding acyl carrier protein, which yields MSDAVQKKIRDFIVENFLFGDDSQPLPGDLSLMENDLVDSTGILELVGFLEESFGLKVADADIVPANLDSIDRIAAFIERKKAA from the coding sequence ATGTCTGATGCTGTGCAAAAGAAGATCCGCGACTTTATCGTCGAGAACTTCCTGTTCGGCGACGATAGCCAGCCTCTGCCCGGCGATCTGTCGCTGATGGAAAACGATCTGGTCGATTCCACCGGCATCCTCGAACTGGTCGGCTTTCTCGAAGAAAGCTTCGGGCTGAAGGTCGCCGATGCGGACATCGTGCCGGCCAACCTTGATTCCATCGACCGGATTGCCGCCTTCATTGAACGCAAGAAGGCGGCCTGA